The Corynebacterium occultum sequence GGTGTCACCGGCCTTCTTGGCGGCATCGATCTCGGTGATCATGGACTCTTCGGCATCCTTGCCGAAGGCCCGGACCGGAGACTCGTCGATGGCGGAGAGAGCACTGAAGCTCGGGGTTTCGCCCATATAAGGCTCGGAACGGCCGATGGAGATGACGTGGGAGAAAACCTCCACGCCGAGGGTTTCCCGGAGGAAGCTACGGGCAATGGTGGCGGCAGCCACCCGGGAGGCGGTCTCCCGGGCGGAGGAACGTTCCAGCACCGGCCGGGCCTCATCGAAGTCATATTTGAGCATGCCGGCAAAATCAGCATGGCCCGGGCGGGGGCGGGTCAGTTTGGCACCACGCCCGGAGTTCATTTCCTTGGCGATCTCTGGATCGTCCAGATCCACCGGCTCGGCCGACATGATGGTGGTCCACTTGGGCCACTCGGTGTTGCCGATCATGACAGCGATCGGGCCGCCCAAAGTCTTGCCGTGTCGGATGCCGGTGAGCAGTGTCAGCTCATCGGCCTCAAACTTCATGCGGGCACCCCGCCCATAACCGAGTCGGCGCCGCGAAAGCTGAGCGGCGATCTCTTCCTTGGAGACCGGCACCCCCGCGGGCATGTGTTCCACCATGGCGATCAGCGCCTGGCCGTGGGATTCCCCTGCAGTAGTCCATCGAAGCATGCTGACATTATCTCATGACTGCCGGACCTTAAGCGCTTAGACTCCCCTTAAGCGGTGGTCAGCACACCCAGACACCCCACTCCAGGCGACCCTTCATCCCCCGCACCCACCCCCGGAACAGGCTCAGGCACAGGTTCAGGCGCCGGTTCAGGAGAGAATCCCGAGTCCCGCAGCCAGCAGCATCGCTGGCCCGAAGGGCAGGCTCTCCCGACGGCTGAGCAGCATGATCAGTGCGGCAATCCCCGCTGCCCCGGCCATCACCCAGGGCAGGGTGCCAAAGCCCGCACCGAGCACCACACCGGTGCCCAGCGAGGCAGCCAATTTGATGTCTCCCCCGCCGACCCCACCCAGCCAGATCCCGATCAACAGCAGAAACAGGGCCCACCCGACCCCACCCAGGACCGCCGTGGGCTGCCACAGCAGTGCCAACCCCCATGCCAGTGGAATAGCCGGCAGGGTCAGTGCATCCGGCAACCGCCGCTGCCGCAAATCCACTACACAGAGCGCGATGGCCCAGGTGGTGCAGCCCAACCCGAGCAAGAGGAAGGGCGTGCTCATTGAAGCTGCGCTGTGCGCGGCATCGATGAGCACGCCCGGAATATTCGCCGCCCCCACGGCTGACCCGATCATGTGCCTGAGATTAGCTCAAAGACTTCTCCAGTGCCTGCCACATCGCCTCACGGGGAGCTGCAATGCCGGTGAACTGCTCAAATTGGCCATAGGCCTGATGTGCGAGCATCACATGGCCACCGACACTGCGGTGGCCATTGGCGGCGGCCTGCACCGTCAGGGGTGTGGGCCAGGGCTCATAGAGCACATCGAAGACCGGGGCGTGTGCCAGCTGACGTTCCATCCCCGCCAGCACCCCGGCGGGCAGAGTAGAGACGATCAGGTCCGCGGAGAGTGCGATCTTCTCCAGGTCCCCGGAGAAGTCCCCCATCTCGAACTCGGCACCATGTGCGGTGGCCAGGGGTGCCAGCTCGGCGCGCTTGTCGGAACGGTTGAGCACCGTCAGCTTTGCCACACCCTCGTTGGCCAGGGTCCACAGTGCCGGGCGGGCAGTGCCGCCCCCACCGAGCACCAGGGCATGCATCCCCGCCGGGGACTTAGCGGCCAGCAGTTCCCGCAGGGCACCGGCAATGCCATCACAGTCGGTGTTATCCGCCCGCCAACCTGAGCTGGTACGCACCAGGGTGTTGGCGGAACCGATCTGGTGGGCCCGATCGCTGACCTCATCGGCGAATTCCAGGGCCGCGAACTTGGCGGGCATGGTCACCGAGAAACCCACGTAGCTGTCACCCAGCCCGGAAACCCGCTCGGGCAGCTGCTCCGCGGTGCACTCGAAACGGCCATACTCCCAGTCATCCAGGCCGAGCTCACGGTAACCGGCGTTGTGCAGCAGCGGGGAACGGGAATGTTCGATCGGCGAGCCGAGTACAGCGGCACGGTGGCTGATCCCGCTCATCGTTGCGAATCCAGAACACCGTTGTCCAGTGCCTGCTGAGTGTCTCGCACGTGATCCTCAAAATTATTGTTGAAAACGGTGGTGCCATCCTGACTGATGGTGACGAAGAAGAGCCAGTCACCCTCCGCCGGGTTCTCCATCGCCTCAATCGCCTCCATGGAAGCCGCGGCGATCGGGGTGTCCGGTAGCCCATCCTTGGCGTAGGTGTTCCAGGGGGTCACCCTGGCACGGTCCTCATCAGTGGTGGCGACCTCCACCGACTCCAGGCCGTAGTTGACGGTGGAGTCGAACTCCAGGCGCATCGGCTCTGCCAGGCGGTTCAGGATCACCCGGGCTACCTTGTCGAATTCCCCAGCCGGTGCCTCACGTTCCACCAGGGAGGCGGCGGTGAGCAGCTCATAGGGGCTCAGCTGCAGGGCTGCCGCCCGGTCGACGATGCCACTGTCATTGTAGTTCTGGGTGGAACGGGTGACCAGGTCAGTGAGAATCTCCGCTGCGCTGAGTTCCGGGTTGATCACATACTGTCCGGGCACGATCAGGCCCTCCAGGCGTTTAGGGTCATTGCCGCGAGCGTTGACCGCCTCCAGGGCCCACTCCGGAACACCCAGCTGCTCCGGCGGGGTGTTCGCCGCAACCTGCTCCAGCTGTTCCGCGGTGACCGTGGGGTTGCCCAGTCCATCCTGGGTCAGGGCAGAGATCTGGGAGTAGACACCCAGTCGGGTTGCCCCGCCGATGACATTGACATCCAACAGGGTCGCACCCCCGTGAATATCGAGTAGTTCAGTGCGGTTGGCCGGATCCAAGAGTGCCCGGACCGCCTCCACCGCGCTCATCTGGCCCTGCAACCGGTAGAAACCGGGCTGCACATTGGAGGCATCCGGGTTGGAGGCGGCTGCAGTCTGGAAGGCGGCATCGGATTTGACGATGTCACGCTCCTCCAGCTGGGGGCCGAGCGCCGAAAGTGAGGAACCCTCGGGGATCTCCACCAGCTGCACCTCACCGTTGCCGGTGCCCTCATAGTCGGTGGCGGAGACGGAGGTTCCGTTCTCCCCACTGGAGACCCGGACGCCGATGTAGATCACCCCGCCGATGAGCAGCACCAGTGCGGCGATGAGCACCGCCAGGCCACGTTGGCGGCGTTTGACGAACTTGTTTTCCATTCGCCGTCCATTGGCCGCACGCTTTACTTTCTGGGTCATAGCGTTCCATTCTGGTTCTCAGGCCCCGGTGTCACAGGGCGCTGCTCGGTGCTGCTCTTATCTGAGCCGGTCTCAGGGGTGCTGGTTTGTTCTGGCTGCGGGGTATCCGGGGTTGCCTGGGGCGTCAGGGAATTCTGGGCGAGATGGTTGGCACGGGTATCGAGCCAGGTCTGCAGAATTTCCACGGCGGCGGCCTGGTCGATGAATTTCCGGCCTTCCTTCTCCCCCACTCCAGACTCTCGCATCGCCCGAAGGGCCACCACGGTGGTCAGCCGCTCATCGCCGAGCCGGACCGCGACATTGCTCAAGGCACTATCCGGGTTGTTGAGGCGGCGCCGGATCCGAAAGGCGATCTCCTTGGCATGCTTGACGCTGTGGGAGCCATCCCCCTTGAGGTCACGGGGCAGGCCCAGAACCACCTCCACCGCCCGGTATTCCTCGATGAGTTCAATGAGTCGGTCGATATCTGCACCGTCCCTGCCCTTGAAGCCGGTCACCCGGGGAATGGTCTCCACCGGGGTTGCCAGTGTCGCATTACGGTCTGAGGAGGCGACTCCGATACGGACGGTGCCGACATCAATGCCGAGCCTTCGGCCAGGACCGGGATCATTGACACCTGGGACATCCGGGGTGACCTTCATCTGGCTACCGCCGCCTTTCGGTTTCGGGATGGGGCAGGGGCATGGGACGATCACCCTCGCACTGCTCCAATGTAACGGTTTCGCAACGTCTCTGGACCCATTTCAGGCGTGTGTCTCTTAATCGATACACACTCTCAGCTTTGCCTGGGGCAAAGTTTCCTTAGCTGAGATGCCTGATCTGGATGCCCGTTCGGACTACCACAGCATGCCCGAACAAGCGTCAACCATGCTAACCCGTACATGAGCGAAGCAATCCAGAAGGGTCAGTGTGAATCTCCCGGAAGTCCC is a genomic window containing:
- the aroC gene encoding chorismate synthase, with translation MLRWTTAGESHGQALIAMVEHMPAGVPVSKEEIAAQLSRRRLGYGRGARMKFEADELTLLTGIRHGKTLGGPIAVMIGNTEWPKWTTIMSAEPVDLDDPEIAKEMNSGRGAKLTRPRPGHADFAGMLKYDFDEARPVLERSSARETASRVAAATIARSFLRETLGVEVFSHVISIGRSEPYMGETPSFSALSAIDESPVRAFGKDAEESMITEIDAAKKAGDTLGGIVEVVVEGLPIGLGSHVSGEDRLDAQLAGALMGIQAIKGVEVGDGFEEARRRGSEAHDEMVRTEDGVDRLSNRAGGLEGGMTNGQTLRVRAAMKPISTVPRALKTVDMADGSAATGIHQRSDVCAVPAAGVVAEAMVALVLARAVLKKFGGDSLNETRRNIEGYLDHINARLDFNTHDGTDS
- a CDS encoding prepilin peptidase, with amino-acid sequence MIGSAVGAANIPGVLIDAAHSAASMSTPFLLLGLGCTTWAIALCVVDLRQRRLPDALTLPAIPLAWGLALLWQPTAVLGGVGWALFLLLIGIWLGGVGGGDIKLAASLGTGVVLGAGFGTLPWVMAGAAGIAALIMLLSRRESLPFGPAMLLAAGLGILS
- a CDS encoding shikimate dehydrogenase, with product MSGISHRAAVLGSPIEHSRSPLLHNAGYRELGLDDWEYGRFECTAEQLPERVSGLGDSYVGFSVTMPAKFAALEFADEVSDRAHQIGSANTLVRTSSGWRADNTDCDGIAGALRELLAAKSPAGMHALVLGGGGTARPALWTLANEGVAKLTVLNRSDKRAELAPLATAHGAEFEMGDFSGDLEKIALSADLIVSTLPAGVLAGMERQLAHAPVFDVLYEPWPTPLTVQAAANGHRSVGGHVMLAHQAYGQFEQFTGIAAPREAMWQALEKSLS
- the mltG gene encoding endolytic transglycosylase MltG, which translates into the protein MTQKVKRAANGRRMENKFVKRRQRGLAVLIAALVLLIGGVIYIGVRVSSGENGTSVSATDYEGTGNGEVQLVEIPEGSSLSALGPQLEERDIVKSDAAFQTAAASNPDASNVQPGFYRLQGQMSAVEAVRALLDPANRTELLDIHGGATLLDVNVIGGATRLGVYSQISALTQDGLGNPTVTAEQLEQVAANTPPEQLGVPEWALEAVNARGNDPKRLEGLIVPGQYVINPELSAAEILTDLVTRSTQNYNDSGIVDRAAALQLSPYELLTAASLVEREAPAGEFDKVARVILNRLAEPMRLEFDSTVNYGLESVEVATTDEDRARVTPWNTYAKDGLPDTPIAAASMEAIEAMENPAEGDWLFFVTISQDGTTVFNNNFEDHVRDTQQALDNGVLDSQR
- the ruvX gene encoding Holliday junction resolvase RuvX; its protein translation is MKVTPDVPGVNDPGPGRRLGIDVGTVRIGVASSDRNATLATPVETIPRVTGFKGRDGADIDRLIELIEEYRAVEVVLGLPRDLKGDGSHSVKHAKEIAFRIRRRLNNPDSALSNVAVRLGDERLTTVVALRAMRESGVGEKEGRKFIDQAAAVEILQTWLDTRANHLAQNSLTPQATPDTPQPEQTSTPETGSDKSSTEQRPVTPGPENQNGTL